From Terriglobales bacterium:
GAAGGGCTGTGTCAAAACTGGGAAGCCTACGTCAAATAAGTTTTCGAATCCTTCTGTTGGTTCAGTAAATCGGATAAATGAACGTGAGAAGGCACGACTCCCTGGGGTTCGATAAGCGCCTGCAGCGGACGGTCTTGGCGCTGCTACTTGCCACCCCTCCCCGGGCGTTCCTAAGAGTACCGCACGTCGTAGGAATGCCTCGGTGCGAACATTACCTGACGCTCAACTGAGCGTCCACATTTGGAAGAGGAGCATATGGTAAGACGGATGTTGCTGGTGCTGGCTGTGGCAGTGGTAGTGATCGGAGGCCTCGGCTACCTCAAGTCACGACAAATCCAGTCGGCGGTACAGGCGCACTCGTTCCAACCGCCGCCGGAAGCGATCACCACGGTTGTTGCCAAACAGGCAACTTGGCCGTCAACTCTGAGCGTGGTGGGGACCATGGCTGCCATTCATGGAGTCACAGTGAGCGCCGATCTGCCCGGAACCATAAACAAAATCGAATTCGAGTCCGGGAGGTCAGTGCATGAGGGAGATGTATTGGTCGAGCTCGACACCCGGCAAGAACGCGCCCAGCTGGCTGCAATGGAAGCGCAGCGGGATTTGGCGAAGATCAACCATGCTCGCTGGCAGCAACTGGTGAACGAGGGGGTGGTCTCGCGGGTGGACTACGACAAAACACTGGCGGACCAGAAACAAACCGAAGCCAATGTGGGAGAGATTCGCGCGACCATCGACCGCAAGACGATCCGGGCGCCGTTCTCTGGGGTGCTGGGTATCCGCCAGGTCAACCTGGGTCAATACCTGTCCGCGGGTAGCGCGATCGTTCCTTTGCAATCGTTGAACCCCATTTACGTGAACTTCAGCGTGCCGCAGCAGGTGCTTGCACAGGTTCGAGTTGGAAACAGGGTGCAAATCACAACCGACAACTTGCCGGGGATGCAATTCACGGGGCGGGTGAACGCGATTGACTCGATTGTGGATTCAGGAACTCGCAATGTTCAGGTACAGGCGACCATGGCCAATCCTCAAGGCAAGTTGCGTCCAGGCATGTTTGTGGAGGTTCAAGTGGGGGTGGGCGCTGCGAGTTCCGTGATACCGCTGCCGGCATCGGCAATTAGTTTTGCCCCGTTCGGTGACTCGGTGTTTGTGGTAGGTGATATGAAAGGTCCGGATGGGAAAACCTATCGCGGCGTACACCAGCAGTTCGTCAAAATTCAGGGTGCACGCGGAGATCAGGTTGGCGTCGTTTCTGGTATTAAGCCGGGCGACGAGGTCGTGACCTCTGGGGTCTTCAAGCTGCGCAACGGCGCTGCCGTGGCGGTCAATAACAAGGTTCAGCCCGGAAACAATCCGGCTCCCCATCCTGAGGACAATTAAGTGAAGATCACGGATCTCTTCATTAAACGGCCGGTTCTCGCGATCTGCGTCAACCTCGTGATCCTGATCGCCGGTCTACAGGCTATTCGCTCGCTGAGCGTGCGGCAGTATCCGCGCAGCGACATTGCAGAGGTGCAGGTCAGCACCATTTACGTAGGCGCGAATGCCGACTTAGTCCGAGGATTCATCACGACACCGCTGGAGCGAGTGATCGCCAGCGCCGACGGCATTGATTACCTCGAGTCCTCGAGCACCCAGGGACTTAGCACGATCACGGTCCACTTAAAGCTCAACTATGACACTAACGCGGCACTCACGCAGATCCAGGCCAAGGTAGCGCAAGTACGTAATGACCTGCCACCTGAGGCCGAGGCCCCGGTTATCGAATTGCAAACGGCCGACACTCAATTTGCCGCAATGTACATCGGGTTTTCTTCGACCGATCTGGATCAGAACCAAATCACGGATTACCTGACCCGGGTTGTGCAACCCAAGCTGAGCGCCGTCAGCGGTGTCCAGCGGGCCGATATTCTCGGCCAGCGAACCTTCGCTATGCGCGTCTGGCTCAAGCCGGAAAAGATGGCAGCCTTGGGCATTTCGCCGTCAGCTGTGCATGACGCGCTGGCCAACAATAACTATCTTTCCGCACTGGGGCAGACCAAGGGCTCGATGGTGTCGGTGAACCTGGTTGCGAATACCGATCTACGGACGGCTGAAGAATTTCGCCAGCTGGTGGTGAAACAGGACAAAGGGACGGTAGTGCGACTGGGAGAGATCGCCGATGTTGTTCTAGGCGCTGAAAA
This genomic window contains:
- a CDS encoding efflux RND transporter periplasmic adaptor subunit — protein: MVRRMLLVLAVAVVVIGGLGYLKSRQIQSAVQAHSFQPPPEAITTVVAKQATWPSTLSVVGTMAAIHGVTVSADLPGTINKIEFESGRSVHEGDVLVELDTRQERAQLAAMEAQRDLAKINHARWQQLVNEGVVSRVDYDKTLADQKQTEANVGEIRATIDRKTIRAPFSGVLGIRQVNLGQYLSAGSAIVPLQSLNPIYVNFSVPQQVLAQVRVGNRVQITTDNLPGMQFTGRVNAIDSIVDSGTRNVQVQATMANPQGKLRPGMFVEVQVGVGAASSVIPLPASAISFAPFGDSVFVVGDMKGPDGKTYRGVHQQFVKIQGARGDQVGVVSGIKPGDEVVTSGVFKLRNGAAVAVNNKVQPGNNPAPHPEDN